A window of the Bradyrhizobium diazoefficiens genome harbors these coding sequences:
- the purL gene encoding phosphoribosylformylglycinamidine synthase subunit PurL, translating into MKNEPKITPELVAAHGLKPDEYERILELIGREPTFTELGIFSAMWNEHCSYKSSRIHLKGLPTKAPWVIQGPGENAGVIDIGDGQAVVFKMESHNHPSYIEPYQGATTGVGGILRDVFTMGARPIACLNALSFGAPEHARTRHLVSGVVAGVGGYGNSFGVPTVGGQVRFHTRYDGNILVNAMAVGLADADKIFYAAASGVNMPIVYLGSKTGRDGIHGASMASAEFDDKSEEKRPTVQVGDPFAEKLLLEACLEIMEKGCVIAIQDMGAAGLTCSAVEMGAKGDLGVDLDLDAVPTRETGMSAYEMMLSESQERMLMVLKPEKEKEAEAIFKKWGLDFAVVGYTTPSKRFVVKHGGDVMADLPIKELGDEAPLYDRPHVPSAALPIVHAREVPAPITLGAALEKLIGTPDMCSKRWVWEQYDHVILGNTMQRPGGDAAVVRVQDGPKGLALTVDVTPRYCEADPFEGGKQAVAEAWRNITAVGGKPLAITDNLNFGNPERPEIMGQFVGCLKGISEACRTLDFPVVSGNVSLYNETNGRAILPTPSIGGVGLLDDFTKSASLAFKAEGEAILLIGDTHGWLGQSVYLRDICGREEGAPPPVDLAAEKRNGDCVRGMIHAGTATAVHDLSDGGLLIALAEMAMAGGLGAKLLAAPTSLVSHGYWFGEDQARYLVTVPETEAGRVLAKMRGCEVPCVRIGTTGGDAIAIAGETPVSIESLRRSHEHWLPDYMGGKTA; encoded by the coding sequence ATGAAGAACGAACCAAAGATCACCCCCGAATTGGTTGCCGCCCACGGGCTCAAGCCCGACGAGTACGAGCGCATCCTGGAGCTGATCGGGCGGGAGCCGACCTTCACCGAGCTCGGCATCTTCTCGGCGATGTGGAACGAGCACTGCTCGTACAAATCCTCGCGCATCCACCTGAAGGGGCTGCCGACCAAGGCGCCCTGGGTGATCCAGGGCCCCGGCGAGAACGCCGGCGTGATCGACATCGGCGATGGCCAGGCCGTGGTCTTCAAGATGGAGAGCCACAACCACCCGAGCTACATCGAGCCCTATCAAGGCGCGACCACCGGCGTCGGCGGCATCTTGCGCGACGTCTTCACCATGGGCGCGCGTCCGATCGCCTGCCTGAACGCGCTGAGTTTTGGCGCGCCCGAGCATGCCAGGACCCGGCACCTAGTGTCCGGCGTCGTCGCCGGTGTCGGCGGCTACGGCAATTCCTTCGGCGTGCCGACCGTCGGCGGCCAGGTGCGCTTCCACACCCGCTATGACGGCAACATCCTCGTCAACGCGATGGCGGTGGGTCTCGCCGATGCCGACAAGATCTTCTATGCGGCCGCCTCCGGCGTGAACATGCCGATCGTCTATCTCGGCTCCAAAACGGGCCGCGACGGCATCCACGGCGCCTCGATGGCCTCGGCCGAGTTCGACGACAAGTCCGAGGAGAAGCGCCCGACCGTGCAGGTCGGCGATCCCTTCGCCGAAAAACTTCTGCTCGAGGCCTGCCTCGAGATCATGGAGAAGGGCTGCGTCATCGCGATCCAGGACATGGGCGCGGCGGGCCTGACCTGCTCGGCGGTCGAGATGGGCGCCAAGGGCGACCTCGGCGTCGACCTCGATCTCGACGCGGTGCCGACCCGCGAGACCGGCATGAGCGCCTACGAGATGATGCTCTCGGAGAGCCAGGAGCGCATGCTCATGGTGCTCAAGCCCGAGAAGGAAAAGGAAGCCGAGGCGATCTTCAAGAAGTGGGGCCTCGACTTCGCCGTGGTCGGCTACACCACGCCGAGCAAGCGTTTCGTGGTCAAGCATGGCGGCGACGTCATGGCCGATCTGCCGATCAAGGAGCTCGGCGACGAGGCGCCGCTCTATGACCGTCCGCATGTCCCCTCCGCCGCGCTGCCGATCGTGCATGCGCGCGAGGTGCCGGCCCCGATCACGCTCGGTGCGGCGCTGGAGAAGCTGATCGGCACGCCCGACATGTGCAGCAAGCGCTGGGTCTGGGAGCAGTACGACCACGTCATCCTCGGCAACACCATGCAGCGCCCCGGTGGCGACGCCGCGGTCGTGCGCGTGCAGGACGGGCCAAAGGGCCTGGCGCTGACCGTCGACGTCACGCCGCGCTATTGCGAGGCCGATCCGTTTGAGGGCGGCAAGCAGGCCGTGGCGGAAGCCTGGCGCAACATCACGGCGGTCGGCGGCAAGCCGCTCGCGATCACCGACAATCTCAACTTCGGCAATCCCGAGCGCCCCGAGATCATGGGCCAGTTCGTCGGCTGCCTGAAGGGCATCTCGGAAGCGTGCCGCACGCTCGACTTCCCGGTCGTCTCAGGCAACGTCTCGCTCTACAACGAGACCAACGGCCGCGCGATCCTGCCGACGCCCTCGATCGGCGGTGTCGGCCTGCTCGACGATTTCACCAAGTCGGCCTCGCTCGCGTTCAAGGCCGAGGGCGAGGCGATCCTCCTGATCGGCGACACCCATGGCTGGCTCGGCCAGTCCGTTTATCTGCGCGACATCTGCGGTCGCGAGGAGGGCGCGCCGCCGCCGGTCGACCTCGCTGCCGAAAAGCGCAACGGCGACTGCGTGCGCGGCATGATCCATGCAGGCACCGCGACCGCCGTGCACGACCTCTCCGACGGTGGCCTGCTGATCGCGCTCGCCGAAATGGCGATGGCCGGCGGTCTCGGCGCGAAGCTGCTGGCTGCGCCGACTTCGCTTGTCTCGCACGGCTATTGGTTCGGCGAGGACCAGGCGCGCTATCTCGTCACCGTGCCGGAAACGGAAGCCGGCCGCGTGCTCGCCAAGATGCGCGGCTGCGAGGTACCCTGCGTGCGGATCGGCACCACCGGTGGCGATGCGATCGCGATCGCGGGCGAGACGCCCGTGTCGATCGAGAGCTTGCGGAGGTCGCACGAGCATTGGCTGCCGGATTATATGGGCGGGAAGACGGCGTAA
- a CDS encoding acyltransferase family protein, whose product MSTISQSATIGAEAHASPKSKTRNLSLDRARTFLTLVVLLHHAVIPYTYFGHTDPKFFFSFDMIVLATDSFFMAMFFFLSGLFAWSGIARKGALSYLADRLLRLGLPFVICAFTIIPLAYYAISLRQNPEIGFSEYWWNMVTKGPWPSGPIWFLWVLLGFDVVACILHRLSPNLLDPINRLSLHGRRRPAVFFAVMLAVTAAFYVPGLMYFGPSSWLEFGPFSVQHGRVMLYATYFFFGAGIGVANMDRGLLSAEGRMAKVSWDWMVLAIVPYCLLWVLIFIKRVILGNPSPLPNWYEGLYAACFAVFSVAIMFLILAFFQRFKQSGSARLLDPMQADAYGMFLVHYPIALWLQYLLFDYDLPAIVKATVGFVLTVAFSWALTRALRQIPGATRIL is encoded by the coding sequence ATGAGCACGATCTCACAGTCAGCGACGATTGGCGCCGAAGCGCATGCCTCGCCAAAAAGCAAGACACGCAACCTGTCGCTCGATCGCGCCCGCACCTTCCTGACGCTGGTGGTGCTGCTGCACCATGCCGTCATCCCCTATACCTATTTCGGTCACACCGACCCGAAGTTCTTCTTCAGCTTCGACATGATCGTACTCGCCACCGACAGCTTCTTCATGGCGATGTTCTTCTTCCTGTCGGGCTTGTTTGCGTGGTCAGGCATCGCCCGCAAGGGAGCGCTGAGCTATTTGGCAGATCGCCTGCTGCGGCTTGGGCTGCCGTTCGTGATCTGCGCATTCACGATCATTCCACTCGCCTACTACGCCATCTCGCTCCGGCAAAATCCCGAGATCGGCTTCTCGGAGTACTGGTGGAATATGGTCACGAAGGGCCCGTGGCCGAGCGGGCCGATCTGGTTCCTCTGGGTCCTGCTTGGCTTCGACGTGGTTGCCTGCATCCTGCATCGTCTGTCGCCCAACCTGCTCGATCCGATCAATCGCCTGTCGCTGCACGGCCGCCGCCGGCCCGCGGTGTTCTTCGCGGTCATGCTTGCCGTCACCGCGGCGTTCTACGTTCCCGGGCTGATGTATTTTGGGCCAAGCAGCTGGCTCGAGTTCGGGCCGTTTTCGGTCCAGCATGGGCGCGTGATGCTCTATGCGACCTACTTCTTTTTCGGCGCCGGCATCGGCGTTGCGAATATGGATCGCGGATTGCTCTCGGCTGAAGGCAGGATGGCCAAGGTGAGCTGGGACTGGATGGTCCTGGCAATCGTTCCGTATTGCCTGCTCTGGGTGCTGATCTTCATCAAGCGAGTGATACTCGGAAATCCGTCACCGCTGCCGAACTGGTATGAGGGGCTCTATGCCGCCTGCTTCGCTGTCTTCAGCGTGGCCATCATGTTTCTGATCCTGGCCTTCTTCCAGCGGTTCAAACAATCGGGTTCGGCCAGACTACTCGATCCGATGCAGGCGGACGCCTATGGCATGTTTTTGGTGCACTACCCGATCGCGCTTTGGCTGCAATACTTGCTGTTCGACTATGACCTGCCAGCGATCGTCAAGGCGACGGTTGGATTCGTGCTGACAGTCGCGTTCAGTTGGGCGCTGACGCGCGCCTTGCGCCAGATCCCCGGGGCAACGCGGATATTGTAG
- a CDS encoding DUF1328 domain-containing protein: protein MTILKWALIFLLISIVAGVLGFTGISAASADIARFLFYIFVVIFLVLLILGLTIFRA from the coding sequence ATGACGATCCTGAAATGGGCGCTGATCTTCCTGTTGATCTCGATTGTGGCAGGTGTGCTCGGCTTCACCGGCATCTCGGCCGCCTCCGCCGACATCGCGCGCTTCCTGTTCTACATCTTCGTCGTGATCTTCCTGGTGCTGCTGATACTCGGGCTCACGATCTTCAGGGCGTAA